A DNA window from Deltaproteobacteria bacterium contains the following coding sequences:
- a CDS encoding lipocalin-like domain-containing protein, with amino-acid sequence MEGADMDKATPFIGAWKLVSFIMHGRQGETAHLLGEDPQGLIVYHECGYMSAQLANPSVPKFADDNQWLGAPEEIKAAFEGFVSYYGTYSISEESKTVTHHVEVSLFPNWVGQDQVRFYDFSGNRLTLSTGSLRIGDQEWSAVLVWERIG; translated from the coding sequence ATGGAAGGAGCGGACATGGACAAGGCAACACCATTTATCGGGGCGTGGAAACTGGTATCCTTCATCATGCACGGGCGACAGGGGGAGACCGCCCATCTGTTGGGAGAGGACCCCCAAGGCCTGATCGTATACCACGAATGCGGATACATGTCGGCTCAGTTGGCGAATCCGTCGGTCCCAAAATTCGCCGACGACAACCAGTGGCTGGGCGCTCCCGAAGAGATCAAGGCCGCGTTCGAGGGCTTTGTTTCCTACTATGGGACGTACTCCATAAGCGAGGAGAGCAAGACCGTCACTCACCACGTGGAGGTGAGCCTGTTTCCCAACTGGGTGGGTCAGGACCAGGTTCGTTTTTACGATTTTTCCGGGAATCGTTTGACGTTGTCCACCGGTTCCCTGCGGATCGGGGACCAGGAATGGTCGGCCGTGCTGGTGTGGGAGCGCATCGGCTAA
- a CDS encoding ABC transporter ATP-binding protein produces the protein MFLETEGLTKNFGGLTAVLDLTMSIREGEIVGLIGPNGAGKTTVFNLITGFLTPSAGRILFRGKDISGKKPHLVAKMGIGRTFQLAYLFPGFTVFENIVTSFNLHPKSGFWEALFKTPSYRRKERYILEQAEEILHLVGLEKVKDVLGRNLPHGYQKLLTMARALAIKPKLLLLDEPIAGMNLEEVNYAMSVIKKIRSQGVTILLVEHNMRVMTLCDRVVVINFGNKIAEGSMEEVRENQEVMKAYFGREDAA, from the coding sequence ATGTTTCTTGAGACGGAAGGATTGACCAAAAACTTTGGAGGCCTCACTGCGGTACTCGATCTTACAATGTCTATCCGGGAAGGGGAAATCGTAGGCTTGATCGGCCCCAACGGTGCGGGCAAGACAACGGTCTTTAACCTGATCACCGGTTTTCTTACTCCTTCGGCTGGAAGAATCCTATTCAGGGGCAAGGATATTTCCGGTAAGAAACCCCACTTGGTCGCAAAGATGGGCATCGGTCGCACTTTCCAACTCGCCTACCTTTTTCCCGGTTTTACCGTTTTCGAGAATATTGTGACGTCCTTTAATCTCCACCCGAAATCCGGTTTTTGGGAGGCCTTATTCAAGACCCCTTCCTACCGCCGGAAGGAACGATATATCCTGGAGCAGGCAGAGGAGATTCTGCACCTCGTCGGGCTTGAAAAGGTTAAGGATGTGCTCGGCCGGAATTTGCCTCACGGGTATCAGAAACTGCTGACCATGGCCAGGGCGCTGGCCATTAAGCCAAAACTTCTGCTCCTCGACGAGCCCATCGCCGGAATGAACCTCGAAGAGGTCAATTACGCCATGTCCGTCATCAAAAAGATCAGGTCTCAAGGAGTCACGATCCTGCTCGTTGAGCATAACATGAGAGTCATGACCCTGTGCGACAGGGTCGTCGTCATCAATTTTGGGAACAAGATCGCGGAAGGGTCGATGGAGGAAGTCAGAGAAAATCAGGAGGTGATGAAAGCCTATTTCGGGAGAGAAGATGCTGCTTAG
- a CDS encoding VOC family protein, which produces MDEKRKQMVLPPPAQVGVVVRDLNEAIDYYSRVFGLGPFQKVEFAPARHWVKGEPTPIRLNIGMCEWGSLILELIQPIEGDAPHKWFLDESGEGLQHLGFIVDNYDEWLNYLKENGIGVLMNAETDVEGMGHVRAAYMQSDEVGGVLFELIEITP; this is translated from the coding sequence ATGGATGAGAAAAGAAAACAGATGGTTCTGCCGCCTCCCGCCCAAGTCGGTGTTGTGGTTAGAGATCTGAACGAGGCGATCGATTATTACTCCCGGGTCTTCGGGCTCGGTCCCTTCCAGAAAGTAGAATTCGCCCCTGCCCGGCACTGGGTCAAGGGCGAACCCACCCCAATTCGGTTGAATATTGGCATGTGTGAATGGGGATCACTCATCCTTGAACTTATTCAGCCCATCGAAGGGGACGCCCCTCACAAGTGGTTCTTGGATGAAAGCGGAGAGGGCTTGCAGCACTTAGGCTTTATTGTAGACAACTATGATGAATGGCTGAACTACCTAAAGGAAAACGGAATCGGCGTCTTGATGAACGCTGAAACCGACGTTGAAGGCATGGGGCACGTCCGTGCGGCGTACATGCAATCAGATGAGGTTGGTGGGGTCCTGTTCGAGTTAATTGAGATCACACCCTAG
- a CDS encoding 2-oxo acid dehydrogenase subunit E2 encodes MVTPILVPKLGMTQSDITVVKWLKGDGESLEKGEPVVVIETAKVTYEIETPASGMVFALKKVKDKVKIGETLGVVSDSREEFEAYGKTLKEEPRSEAGGFFDEPEEEWGIRLSFEERMEEGRAVPQAAADLGDRVVLDRIPFIGMRRTIADNLVSSLQTGAQLTVVTEVDMTEVAQFRKEFMLDRPGERITFVDLLVKLLASVLKEFPVMNSTIIQDEIICWGEYHIGVAVALENGLVVPVVRNADQKSLVAVSREIKRLAEKARRNELQPDQYQGGTFTLSSGGNVDVDFMTPIINPPQNAIIGIGKIAPKPAVYRNELAIRTMTHLCLTHDHRVIDGVPAAGFLGRLKRVIEQPELFRRILK; translated from the coding sequence ATGGTTACACCGATTTTAGTGCCGAAGCTGGGAATGACCCAATCCGATATTACGGTGGTGAAGTGGCTGAAGGGAGATGGGGAATCCCTCGAAAAGGGGGAGCCGGTTGTTGTCATCGAAACGGCCAAGGTAACCTATGAAATTGAGACACCGGCGTCCGGAATGGTGTTCGCACTGAAGAAGGTTAAGGACAAGGTGAAGATCGGGGAGACCCTGGGTGTTGTGTCCGACAGCAGGGAGGAATTTGAAGCGTATGGAAAGACCCTGAAGGAGGAACCAAGATCCGAAGCGGGCGGCTTTTTTGACGAGCCCGAGGAAGAGTGGGGCATCCGATTATCTTTTGAGGAACGTATGGAGGAAGGGCGCGCCGTACCCCAGGCCGCCGCGGATTTGGGTGACCGGGTCGTTCTTGACAGGATCCCTTTTATCGGAATGCGCCGGACCATAGCCGACAACCTCGTCTCGAGCCTTCAGACAGGCGCCCAGTTGACCGTTGTTACGGAGGTCGACATGACGGAAGTCGCTCAATTCAGGAAGGAGTTCATGTTGGACCGTCCCGGGGAACGGATTACCTTTGTTGATCTGCTCGTCAAGCTGCTTGCTTCCGTTCTCAAAGAGTTTCCCGTTATGAACTCGACTATTATACAGGACGAGATCATTTGCTGGGGAGAATATCATATCGGTGTGGCCGTGGCCCTTGAAAACGGACTGGTGGTGCCGGTGGTGCGAAATGCAGATCAAAAAAGCCTCGTTGCCGTCAGCCGGGAGATCAAAAGGCTGGCTGAAAAAGCGCGGCGCAACGAACTGCAGCCGGATCAATATCAAGGCGGGACTTTTACGCTCAGTAGTGGGGGCAATGTGGATGTGGATTTTATGACACCCATCATCAACCCCCCGCAAAACGCCATCATCGGTATCGGTAAAATAGCCCCCAAGCCTGCCGTCTATCGGAATGAGCTGGCCATCCGAACCATGACGCATCTTTGCCTGACCCACGATCACAGAGTAATCGACGGTGTTCCCGCCGCCGGTTTCCTGGGAAGATTGAAACGGGTTATCGAGCAACCGGAGCTCTTCCGGCGAATCCTCAAATGA
- a CDS encoding alpha-ketoacid dehydrogenase subunit beta has product MARTISFLQALNEAMAEEMRRDPSVFVLGEDVRIGAFGQTAGLVKEFGEDRVLNTPIAENAITGVAMGAALNGQRPILELMFCDFAMLAMDQICNHIGQWRYVTGNQYSVPITIRTAVGAGFRMAYGHSQCLESQLIQAPGLILVEPSTPYDAKGLMKSAIRSDDPVVFFEHKKLVLGGVQGEVPDGEYTIPFGEAVVRKPGKDVTVVAFGFMVYEALNAAQELAKEGIDIEIIDPRTIVPLDRDTIFESVEKTGRLVTVEEGRIRGGLGAEIAAHACGDYFSLLKAPVQRVAAPMVPIPGSPVLEDLYLPNKDSIMRAVKRTL; this is encoded by the coding sequence ATGGCCCGGACGATCAGTTTTTTGCAGGCCCTCAATGAGGCCATGGCTGAGGAAATGCGTCGGGACCCGAGTGTCTTCGTGCTTGGGGAGGATGTTCGTATCGGCGCTTTTGGACAAACCGCCGGATTGGTCAAGGAGTTCGGAGAGGACAGGGTCCTGAACACCCCCATTGCTGAAAACGCCATTACCGGTGTTGCCATGGGGGCCGCCCTGAACGGTCAGCGCCCCATCCTGGAACTCATGTTTTGCGATTTCGCCATGCTGGCCATGGATCAGATCTGCAACCATATCGGCCAGTGGCGCTATGTTACGGGAAACCAATATAGCGTTCCCATCACCATTCGAACCGCCGTGGGCGCGGGCTTCCGCATGGCTTACGGTCATTCCCAGTGCCTCGAATCGCAGCTTATTCAAGCTCCCGGCCTCATTCTGGTGGAGCCCTCCACGCCGTATGATGCAAAAGGACTCATGAAATCGGCCATTCGAAGTGATGATCCGGTGGTGTTCTTTGAGCACAAGAAACTGGTGCTGGGAGGCGTCCAAGGCGAGGTGCCTGACGGGGAGTACACCATCCCCTTCGGCGAGGCCGTTGTTCGGAAGCCGGGTAAAGATGTAACTGTGGTGGCTTTTGGGTTTATGGTTTACGAAGCATTGAATGCAGCCCAGGAGTTGGCGAAGGAGGGGATTGATATTGAGATCATCGATCCCCGGACCATAGTCCCTTTGGACAGGGATACCATTTTCGAATCGGTAGAGAAAACAGGACGTTTAGTCACTGTCGAGGAGGGAAGGATAAGGGGCGGCTTGGGCGCCGAAATAGCGGCGCATGCGTGCGGGGATTATTTCTCGTTGCTCAAGGCTCCGGTGCAGAGGGTCGCCGCGCCCATGGTGCCCATTCCCGGGAGCCCCGTCTTGGAAGACCTTTACTTGCCCAACAAGGACTCCATCATGCGCGCCGTGAAGCGCACCCTCTAG
- a CDS encoding xanthine dehydrogenase family protein molybdopterin-binding subunit gives MDNLRSDKYPLEEFTHIGKRGVRRLDGYEKAGGKAVYTMDIQQPGMLYLRFLQSPYPHAEIKRMDTSRTEALPGVRAVLRYDDPELPSEADLGGHAPSSLPVLPKVAHFEGEEVGAAVLADSEAIAEEAIRMIKVEWEIRPFVLDPEEALRPDAPLANPESFPDGNYYNQGMLDVEELGDLEKGFAEADRIIEFKSIRRLHTWIGPERPCGVFRWNGEYPEVWVKQQRPQISKRVVSSWFGGIPMNRIQMHCPYQGASFGGWSQAPWNMGGHYCAAVLAKRTGRPVKWVFSRREDFYGGEMDEGVYFFKVGAKKDGTITAVKVRAVLSNLLFPVFGVAKHFIENTRIPNVYGKVIAVQINKGPNVPTRCEQNPNCHSLTLVFDHIADALGLDPIEVALKNDGADGHDTEWLNDRKAERGFEVRDSLRECVEKGKAAIDWDNKWRPPGTRRLENGRMHGLGFTWTHEWEDSAGSSEMAIRIERSDGTARILGMRCDNGVNAETSYCQIAADELGMRMEDVFYRPHSDPGFFTMTPDSSTNMSVNGFAVRNAARLLKQMILEEATSPSGVTQRGGYPAAFPGLKPDELDILDSVICVKADPSQRMSLADFVQPMGAEGPLCHTPEMGKGAQRSNFSAPLFAHGWQVQQGAYANYRPRFCRQAHFMEVEVDTETGEILVTKVVNVNDVGKVINWEACEGQQYGGAYMGVGRGLFEEVVHDPVTGVMLNGNLLDYKFCTMKDVGPIETKLVETKMGYGPYGVVGIGEDIATVVPALLGPAVYNALGVWIDDFPIIPAKVLKALNKI, from the coding sequence ATGGATAACTTGAGGTCGGACAAATATCCTCTTGAAGAATTCACCCATATCGGGAAAAGAGGTGTACGTCGACTTGACGGGTATGAGAAAGCCGGCGGAAAAGCAGTCTATACCATGGATATCCAGCAGCCGGGCATGCTCTATCTGAGATTTCTTCAGTCCCCCTATCCCCACGCGGAAATCAAGCGTATGGACACAAGCCGCACAGAGGCTCTCCCCGGGGTTAGAGCCGTGCTGCGGTACGATGATCCGGAGTTACCCTCTGAAGCCGATCTGGGCGGCCACGCCCCTTCATCCCTTCCGGTTCTGCCCAAAGTGGCCCATTTCGAGGGGGAAGAAGTGGGCGCTGCAGTACTTGCCGATAGTGAGGCCATCGCTGAAGAGGCCATACGGATGATAAAGGTCGAATGGGAGATACGTCCCTTTGTCCTCGACCCGGAGGAAGCTTTGAGGCCTGACGCCCCCCTTGCGAACCCGGAATCGTTTCCTGATGGAAATTACTACAACCAGGGCATGCTGGATGTGGAAGAACTCGGGGACCTGGAAAAGGGTTTTGCCGAAGCGGACAGAATCATTGAATTCAAGTCTATACGACGCCTTCACACCTGGATCGGGCCGGAACGCCCTTGCGGCGTTTTCAGATGGAATGGAGAGTATCCGGAGGTCTGGGTCAAGCAGCAGCGTCCTCAAATAAGTAAACGCGTGGTGTCGAGTTGGTTCGGCGGCATACCCATGAACAGGATACAGATGCACTGTCCGTATCAGGGGGCGAGCTTCGGCGGTTGGAGTCAGGCGCCATGGAACATGGGGGGGCATTATTGTGCCGCCGTGCTGGCTAAGAGGACGGGAAGGCCTGTGAAGTGGGTTTTTAGCAGAAGAGAGGATTTCTATGGAGGGGAAATGGATGAAGGCGTTTACTTCTTCAAAGTGGGCGCGAAAAAGGATGGTACGATAACGGCCGTCAAGGTGCGCGCCGTTCTTTCGAACCTCCTGTTTCCCGTTTTTGGCGTTGCCAAGCACTTCATCGAAAATACCCGCATACCCAATGTGTATGGGAAGGTGATTGCCGTACAGATAAACAAGGGGCCAAACGTGCCAACCAGGTGTGAACAGAATCCCAACTGTCACAGCCTTACGCTGGTTTTCGACCACATTGCCGATGCTTTGGGTTTGGATCCCATCGAGGTGGCGCTTAAGAACGACGGGGCTGATGGCCATGATACGGAGTGGTTGAACGATCGCAAGGCGGAAAGAGGTTTCGAGGTCAGAGACAGCCTTAGGGAGTGTGTTGAGAAAGGGAAGGCCGCGATAGACTGGGATAATAAATGGCGCCCGCCTGGAACGAGGAGACTCGAGAACGGACGAATGCATGGTCTTGGATTCACATGGACGCATGAGTGGGAAGATTCAGCAGGCTCTAGCGAAATGGCCATCCGTATCGAACGCAGCGATGGTACGGCGAGGATTTTGGGGATGCGTTGTGACAACGGTGTTAATGCAGAGACCTCTTACTGCCAGATCGCCGCGGACGAGCTGGGGATGCGCATGGAGGACGTTTTTTACAGACCTCATTCAGACCCGGGGTTTTTCACGATGACGCCCGACTCTTCCACTAATATGTCTGTCAACGGATTTGCCGTCAGGAACGCCGCCAGGCTCTTGAAACAGATGATTCTGGAGGAGGCGACAAGCCCGAGCGGGGTGACGCAGCGAGGCGGTTACCCGGCGGCTTTTCCCGGGCTGAAGCCCGATGAACTGGACATCCTGGACAGTGTTATCTGTGTGAAAGCCGACCCTTCTCAAAGGATGTCATTGGCCGATTTTGTTCAGCCGATGGGGGCCGAGGGTCCCTTGTGCCATACGCCGGAAATGGGGAAAGGCGCCCAAAGAAGCAATTTTTCGGCGCCTCTTTTTGCGCACGGCTGGCAGGTGCAACAGGGCGCTTACGCAAACTATCGCCCTCGATTCTGCAGACAGGCGCATTTTATGGAGGTAGAGGTGGATACGGAGACCGGGGAAATCCTGGTCACAAAAGTGGTCAACGTCAATGATGTCGGCAAAGTCATCAACTGGGAGGCATGCGAAGGACAGCAATACGGAGGCGCCTACATGGGTGTCGGGAGAGGTCTGTTCGAGGAGGTGGTTCATGATCCGGTTACGGGCGTAATGCTCAACGGCAATCTTCTGGATTATAAATTCTGTACCATGAAAGATGTCGGACCCATCGAAACCAAATTGGTTGAGACGAAAATGGGGTATGGTCCGTACGGAGTGGTCGGTATCGGAGAAGACATTGCCACTGTTGTGCCGGCACTGTTAGGACCCGCCGTTTACAACGCTCTGGGCGTGTGGATCGACGATTTCCCTATCATACCCGCAAAAGTCCTGAAAGCGCTAAACAAGATTTGA
- the lpdA gene encoding dihydrolipoyl dehydrogenase, protein MAENECDLLVVGGGPGGYTAAIRGAQKGLKTVLVEKGSLGGTCLNRGCVPTKSLLQDTGMITAVRTCRFLKGDMKISVQRIAERKGLVVEGSRQWVRNVLSGNGVATMLGKASFNGPKTLKVEATDGSTKEIGASKIVLATGAVEDYGAGLQVDGQNICSTDDALSLKSIPRRLAVVGAGNRGVEFASIYRNLGVSVVLIEKDKRVLPRLHPELADRYKKALLDRKIGVLTRTTVLEAHESPDVGVTLTLEGEKGRHEVQVDKVLLTGHRHPRYEGLGLASAGLSPVDRVVEHDAALETAVEGIYVIGDAAGPPYYAHKAISHALVAVDHILGNKDSHESLFVPNCIYGDPEVATVGLTEEQALKAGRSVRVGEFHFVGNGRAGTMGVDQGLVLMVSDSKTREILGVHIMGPQATELISLATMAMQNGIDLEGIKKTVFAHPTLAETFFEAALATDGEAIHLLVNGERHEPGD, encoded by the coding sequence ATGGCAGAGAACGAGTGCGACTTGCTGGTGGTCGGAGGAGGTCCGGGCGGATACACGGCGGCCATCCGCGGGGCTCAAAAAGGATTGAAGACAGTCCTTGTAGAGAAAGGCTCCCTCGGTGGAACCTGCCTCAATCGGGGCTGCGTGCCGACAAAAAGCCTTCTGCAAGACACGGGTATGATTACGGCCGTGCGCACGTGCCGTTTCTTGAAGGGTGACATGAAAATAAGCGTTCAGCGCATCGCCGAACGCAAAGGGTTGGTGGTGGAGGGATCACGTCAGTGGGTTCGAAATGTTCTCTCGGGAAACGGCGTCGCCACCATGCTCGGTAAGGCGTCTTTCAACGGTCCCAAGACGCTGAAAGTGGAGGCGACGGACGGAAGCACAAAAGAGATCGGCGCCTCAAAGATCGTACTGGCCACAGGCGCCGTGGAGGACTACGGCGCCGGACTTCAAGTTGACGGACAAAACATCTGTTCCACGGATGACGCCCTGTCCCTCAAATCGATCCCCCGACGTTTGGCCGTAGTGGGTGCAGGAAACAGGGGCGTGGAATTCGCCTCCATATACCGCAACCTGGGCGTCAGTGTCGTGCTCATAGAAAAAGACAAACGGGTGTTGCCTCGTCTGCATCCGGAACTGGCGGACCGTTATAAGAAAGCCTTACTGGACCGCAAGATAGGGGTCCTGACACGGACCACAGTGTTGGAAGCACATGAATCGCCTGACGTTGGAGTAACATTGACTCTGGAAGGGGAGAAGGGCCGTCATGAAGTTCAGGTCGATAAAGTCCTCCTCACCGGGCATAGGCATCCTCGATATGAAGGATTGGGTCTGGCTTCGGCGGGCTTGTCTCCAGTGGACAGGGTGGTGGAACATGACGCGGCTTTGGAGACGGCCGTTGAGGGTATTTATGTGATCGGCGACGCGGCCGGTCCCCCTTATTATGCGCACAAGGCCATTTCGCACGCCTTGGTGGCGGTGGACCATATCCTTGGCAACAAGGATTCTCACGAATCTCTTTTCGTGCCGAACTGCATCTACGGTGATCCGGAGGTCGCTACAGTGGGCCTGACAGAGGAACAAGCCCTGAAGGCAGGTCGGTCCGTGAGGGTCGGGGAGTTTCATTTTGTGGGCAACGGGCGCGCCGGCACCATGGGCGTGGATCAAGGCCTCGTTCTGATGGTCTCAGATTCGAAAACCAGGGAAATTCTGGGCGTTCACATCATGGGACCGCAGGCTACCGAGCTCATCTCACTGGCAACCATGGCGATGCAAAACGGGATTGATTTGGAAGGCATCAAAAAGACCGTCTTTGCCCATCCAACACTGGCGGAGACCTTTTTTGAGGCTGCTTTGGCCACAGACGGAGAAGCCATCCATCTGTTGGTAAACGGTGAAAGGCATGAGCCCGGAGATTAG
- a CDS encoding SDR family oxidoreductase translates to MRLQDQVAIVTGGGGGLGEGICLCLAREGAHVVVSDLKQDLAERVTLKVKDMGRKSMSIRTDVSVPEQCEKLVKQTLSEMGRIDILVCGAGVGGFVFRGESEEPPILENISEEEWDLTVDVNLKGVFLCNRAVAPHFKQKKKGKIINISSVAGRKGIDWIPHYSATKAGVIVLTQAIALQLAPFNVNVNTICPGVIRTPMWDTGAKVLSQSYPPFKGMSPDDVFNAVVENMIPMRRPQTAEDIGNTVVFLASEEAREITGQAINVDGGAMFN, encoded by the coding sequence ATGCGACTGCAGGATCAAGTGGCCATCGTGACTGGTGGCGGGGGCGGCTTGGGAGAGGGCATCTGTCTTTGTCTGGCCAGAGAAGGCGCTCATGTTGTTGTGAGTGACCTCAAGCAAGATCTGGCGGAGAGGGTAACCCTCAAGGTGAAGGACATGGGCCGAAAGTCCATGTCCATCCGCACCGATGTGAGCGTCCCTGAACAGTGTGAAAAGCTCGTCAAGCAAACCCTCAGTGAGATGGGCCGAATCGACATTCTGGTATGCGGGGCCGGTGTCGGGGGATTTGTCTTCCGGGGTGAGTCGGAGGAGCCGCCCATCCTGGAAAATATCTCCGAAGAGGAATGGGATCTGACTGTTGACGTGAACCTCAAAGGTGTCTTTCTATGTAATCGGGCGGTCGCCCCGCATTTCAAGCAAAAGAAGAAAGGGAAAATCATCAATATTTCATCCGTCGCAGGCCGTAAAGGAATCGATTGGATCCCTCACTATTCGGCCACCAAGGCCGGTGTGATTGTTCTGACACAGGCCATTGCCCTTCAACTGGCTCCTTTTAACGTGAATGTGAACACGATCTGCCCCGGGGTCATCAGGACGCCCATGTGGGACACGGGCGCTAAGGTGCTGTCCCAATCCTATCCCCCGTTTAAGGGCATGAGCCCGGACGATGTCTTCAACGCGGTCGTCGAGAACATGATCCCCATGAGAAGGCCTCAAACGGCCGAGGATATCGGGAACACCGTGGTTTTCTTGGCATCCGAAGAAGCCAGGGAGATTACAGGCCAGGCCATCAACGTGGATGGCGGGGCCATGTTTAATTGA
- a CDS encoding glycerol dehydrogenase codes for MVRIMIAPNRYVQGPGVTADVATYVSQLGSRFFFIGGPTALSIVTDRITENFRKNSLDCRFELFSGECTRSSAAELSEKARSFGAEAIIGVGGGRAIDTAKAVSHALDSRLVIIPTVASNDAPCSALSVQYTDHHTLDRFLILRRNPDVVLVDSKIIANAPTRYFVAGMGDALATWFEAYTCTKSSAKNLPGGVSTSAALTLAKLCYENLMEYGVSAKLAVDRNTVTPAVEMVIETNIFLSGLGFESSGLAAAHGIHEGLGALEGTRKALHGELVAFGTISQLVMENYPKEEIAKVIGFCNAVGLPVTLRQLGVTDTSAGNLVKAAEVACMEGLTTHNSYFEIDPELILGALIGANALGEAARKDLGG; via the coding sequence ATGGTCAGGATTATGATTGCCCCGAATCGTTATGTACAAGGTCCCGGGGTCACGGCGGATGTGGCGACCTATGTCTCCCAACTGGGATCCAGGTTCTTCTTCATCGGCGGGCCCACAGCCTTGTCCATTGTCACTGATCGGATCACTGAGAACTTCAGGAAAAACTCCTTGGATTGCCGTTTTGAGCTATTCTCAGGCGAATGCACCCGGTCGAGCGCTGCGGAGCTCTCAGAAAAGGCAAGGAGTTTCGGCGCGGAAGCGATCATTGGAGTGGGCGGCGGCAGGGCCATCGATACTGCCAAAGCCGTTTCCCATGCTCTCGATTCTCGCCTTGTTATCATTCCCACCGTCGCCTCAAATGACGCACCCTGCAGTGCGTTGTCGGTTCAATACACGGACCATCATACACTTGACCGTTTTCTGATCCTCCGGCGAAACCCGGATGTGGTTCTGGTGGACTCAAAAATCATTGCGAATGCGCCGACCCGATATTTCGTGGCAGGCATGGGCGACGCGCTTGCCACCTGGTTCGAGGCCTACACCTGTACCAAGTCGAGTGCTAAGAATCTTCCCGGCGGCGTATCGACGTCTGCTGCGTTGACCCTCGCAAAGCTGTGCTATGAGAACCTCATGGAATACGGTGTATCCGCCAAATTGGCCGTTGATCGGAACACAGTGACGCCGGCGGTTGAAATGGTGATAGAAACAAATATCTTTCTGAGCGGATTGGGTTTCGAGAGTTCCGGCCTGGCTGCAGCCCATGGAATCCACGAAGGGTTGGGGGCCCTGGAAGGGACCCGGAAGGCTTTGCATGGAGAATTGGTCGCTTTCGGAACCATTTCTCAGCTTGTCATGGAAAACTATCCGAAAGAAGAAATAGCCAAGGTGATTGGTTTCTGCAATGCCGTGGGACTCCCGGTGACGTTGAGGCAGCTTGGCGTAACGGATACCTCTGCCGGGAACCTCGTGAAGGCGGCTGAAGTCGCCTGTATGGAGGGCCTCACCACCCACAATTCCTATTTCGAGATCGATCCTGAATTGATTCTGGGGGCCCTTATAGGCGCCAATGCTTTGGGCGAAGCGGCCCGAAAAGACCTTGGCGGCTGA
- a CDS encoding thiamine pyrophosphate-dependent dehydrogenase E1 component subunit alpha: MSLGNEKLLGLYRKMLLVRAMEEKHGSLLQEGKIQLMSHFGTGQEAVAVGVTGPLKQDDILFGTHRGVGEYIGKGMSAKDIWLEYLGKRTGTCKGKGTLHLCDRKVNIPGLVSSLGSDFSHAVGAALAAKMKKWDQVTLYFVGEGTCNQGEAGPSMCMASLWKLPVVFAVCTNQFCELSYMCDHYPTDDVAPRAAGYDIPFEIVDGQDIEATYEATEKAIAHARTGNGPYLLEYKTFRMALHFSGDPGGYVKPEDLEKWGKRDPIDLCKAKLLERKALTPDADEKLRQKVQAEVDGAVDAAFAAPDPTVDDLFEDVYAQKGVI; the protein is encoded by the coding sequence ATGTCTTTGGGAAACGAAAAGCTTTTGGGATTGTATCGTAAGATGCTGTTGGTCCGCGCCATGGAAGAAAAGCACGGGAGCCTGTTGCAGGAGGGCAAAATCCAATTGATGTCTCATTTCGGAACCGGGCAGGAGGCAGTGGCTGTTGGGGTGACAGGACCACTGAAACAAGATGACATCCTGTTTGGGACGCATCGAGGTGTGGGTGAATACATTGGAAAAGGAATGAGCGCAAAGGATATCTGGCTGGAATACTTGGGAAAGAGGACAGGAACTTGTAAGGGGAAAGGGACTTTGCACCTTTGTGACCGAAAAGTGAACATCCCGGGTCTGGTCTCCAGTCTTGGATCAGATTTCTCCCACGCTGTAGGAGCGGCGCTTGCGGCCAAAATGAAGAAATGGGACCAGGTGACCCTCTACTTCGTCGGTGAGGGGACCTGCAACCAGGGCGAAGCGGGCCCATCCATGTGTATGGCCTCCCTATGGAAACTTCCGGTGGTGTTTGCCGTGTGCACAAACCAGTTTTGCGAATTATCCTATATGTGCGATCATTATCCTACCGACGACGTGGCCCCAAGGGCTGCAGGTTATGACATCCCTTTCGAGATTGTCGACGGCCAGGATATCGAGGCGACGTACGAGGCAACGGAAAAGGCCATAGCACATGCCCGCACCGGCAACGGCCCTTATCTTTTGGAATATAAGACCTTTCGCATGGCGCTCCACTTTTCGGGAGACCCCGGAGGTTATGTAAAACCAGAGGATCTGGAAAAATGGGGAAAGAGGGATCCGATTGACCTGTGCAAGGCCAAACTGCTGGAAAGGAAAGCCCTTACGCCCGATGCCGACGAAAAGCTCAGACAGAAGGTGCAGGCGGAAGTGGACGGAGCTGTTGACGCGGCGTTCGCAGCACCGGATCCGACAGTGGATGATCTGTTCGAAGACGTATATGCTCAGAAGGGGGTGATATAA